The proteins below are encoded in one region of Garra rufa chromosome 12, GarRuf1.0, whole genome shotgun sequence:
- the LOC141346732 gene encoding uncharacterized protein, which produces MENLKPLLPLSIVSTSDADVIFTVRALSSVYSPVAKDDATKSYLAELEAIAKATGKSFQEVLQEELVKMRSVSPTTEQLPSLSERQGFLAADSQTRGLSTASSVHDRGSPATSHRMRESRDAVLSPDVSPSLGDNLKKPQNLSKENEINSVSDSSGINHPTATGVSRPVLTMDMIDPPGVQRVVVEHVVRTSDVTAQHTTLRLRSFSGKIPRPPNEPDFETWRANVRFLLDDPSVSDLSRTRRILDSLLPPAADVIKHVSPQSSPSVYLELLESVYGSVEDGEELLAKFMTMLQNQGEKPSSYLHRLQVMLSAAVRRGGIAESERDRCLLKQFCRGCWDNGLIANLQLERRKINPPSFAELVVSVRTEEDRQASKEDRMRSYFGVAKQGLASSKPRAATHQLSAHSPDAIVGAVTETDSMRKQISEIHAQLASMQPLTHQKCQPTCSKAMEVTSLKKELTELRAQIQAVEAAVSQQVPNRNSEVEEIVELTRLVAELKAQLTVSESQKHPSGRTSEFRSPSAMSQPKNQTISAERETSSVGPEKPRCVPTVKLQTVSVAGLTETEARPTCPNKPERVFNKCCDTVKQEKLPRGLVGLKCTAQLFVEGTPVNCLLDTGSQVTTIPLSFYQDHLSSHPLKSLESLLEVEGANGQSVPYLGYVELTLTFPKEFLGVKAEVHTLALVVPDLIHVPQVLVGTNSLDALYANHAQENPENLSPAFNGYRAVLKILDVRHKQMNTEVLGCVMLAGTASKVVSAGSVAVLDGVVHLSSCPTENFTTLEQPVMSSMPGGLLVASGLYTLPAKRSFSLPVLVRNDTQHDIAVPPKAVIAEMHAIQCAIETKPGHDVSQTQTNSDSLQIKFDFGNSPLPAEWKSRISAVLNTMSEVFALHDMDYGHTDKVKHRIRLSDETPFKHRPRPIHPQDVDAVRKHLQDLLAAGIIRESESPFASPIVVVRKKNNSVRLCIDFRKLNSQTIKDAYALPNLEEVFSVLTGSKWFSVLDLKSGYYQIEMEETDKHKTAFVCPQGFWEFNRMPQGITNAPSSFQRLMERCMGDLNRKKVLVFIDDLIVFSETLEEHEHRLVQVLTRLKEYGLKLSPEKCKFFQTSVRYLGHIVSEYGVETDPDKIEAIKTWPRPQTLKELKSFLGFAGYYRRFVQDFSKIVKPLNNLTAGYPPLRKGRKSKDTNRQYYDPKGKLGDRWDVSCQEAFETIVEKLTTAPVLGYADSRLPYILHTDASTVGLGAALYQEQDGQLRVLAYASRGLNKSEARYPAHKLEFLALKWAITTKFSDYLYGTEFTVVTDSNPLTYILTSAKLDSTSYRWLSGLSTYNFKIQYRAGAQNQDADGLSRRPNGQLMNDLESQKEQERIKQFTLNHLAEVDKHSPVILPEAVKAVCEKHQVSQSQDGHCPVWMTLAESLTMNADALPQEFREEFEHGLPVVPYLSEEDLVNRQRADPELKEVLEYLESGEKPLSRKNLSPTMSMWMRQWNKLEVKNGVLYRKRMDQGRELSQLVLPEDLREMVLTSLHDDMGHLGLERTLDLLRSRFYWPKMADAVERKVKTCERCIRRKSPPQKAAPLVNIKTSRPLELVCMDYLTVEPDNSNTKDILVITDHFTRYAIAVPTKDQKARTVARCLWDHFLLHYGFPEKLHSDQGPDFESRTIQELCKVAGIRKVRTTPYHPRGNPVERFNRTLLQMLGTLENDKKAHWKEFVKPLVHAYNCTKNDATGYSPYEMMFGRQPRLPVDLAFGLPVSDSSHSHSQYVKSLKDRLEESYRLASRNALKVAGRNKRRFDRNVVASVLDVGDRVLVRNVRLRGKHKIADRWEPNVYVVLKKNSGIPVYTVCPEGKEGPMRTLHRDLLLPCGFLPNTEFSDSAQQKEHRRPRTRAQSRIENAAEEETVHSQSESDSESVHFDVPGESLEFTTKVILEGRPTHHSESSLVTRNLPEVVSESPPSVVLDRLRESAPAERNLTSIGVERNSPEMCHGEPDASGVEPEKNREDELVQVISEQECNDSSEVPDESFEVVNEVGPDAHVENTHPPSPSVRHLPDIPTVADEAGDMEPRRSKRQSRPPDKLQYARLGNPLISVIQSLLQGLSSALSESVDEHDHIAYNNTGPSVDSPV; this is translated from the exons ATGGAAAATCTGAAGCCTCTGTTGCCCTTAAGTATTGTTAGCACTTCAGATGCTGATGTCATTTTCACTGTGCGTGCCCTGAGTAGTGTATACTCACCTGTAGCTAAAGATGATGCTACTAAGAGTTATTTGGCAGAGCTGGAAGCCATTGCTAAAGCTACTGGCAAATCTTTTCAAGAAGTGCTTCAAGAGGAGTTAGTAAAGATGAGGTCAGTTAGCCCTACCACTGAACAGCTGCCTAGCTTGAGCGAGAGACAAGGATTTCTTGCAGCAGACTCCCAAACTCGGGGACTCAGCACTGCCAGTTCGGTACATGACCGTGGGTCACCTGCCACGTCACATAGAATGAGAGAAAGTAGAGATGCAGTTCTTTCACCTGACGTTTCTCCATCGTTGGGTGATAACCTGAAAAAACCCCAAAACCTGTCCAAGGAGAATGAGATTAATTCTGTATCTGATAGTAGTGGAATTAACCATCCTACAGCTACGGGGGTGTCACGTCCAGTTCTGACCATGGATATGATAGATCCTCCAGGTGTGCAGAGAGTTGTGGTTGAGCATGTCGTGAGAACAAGTGATGTGACAGCCCAGCATACCACTTTGCGTCTAAGATCTTTCTCAGGGAAAATTCCACGTCCACCAAATGAGCCAGACTTTGAAACATGGAGAGCAAATGTGAGATTCCTTCTGGATGATCCATCTGTTTCGGACTTGTCTCGTACAAGAAGAATCCTAGACAGCTTACTTCCACCTGCTGCTGACGTAATCAAACATGTTAGCCCACAGTCATCACCCTCTGTGTATTTAGAGTTGCTAGAATCAGTGTATGGATCAGTGGAGGATGGAGAAGAGTTGCTGGCGAAGTTCATGACGATGCTGCAGAATCAGGGAGAAAAGCCTTCCAGCTACCTGCATCGATTACAAGTGATGTTGAGTGCAGCAGTAAGGAGGGGTGGTATTGCAGAGAGTGAGCGTGATCGCTGTTTGTTAAAGCAGTTCTGCCGTGGGTGCTGGGATAATGGCTTAATTGCCAATCTTCAGCTAGAAAGAAGAAAGATTAACCCACCATCATTTGCGGAACTAGTAGTGTCTGTCAGAACAGAAGAAGACAGACAAGCTTCAAAAGAGGATCGGATGAGAAGTTATTTTGGGGTGGCTAAACAAGGTCTAGCTTCTTCCAAGCCACGAGCTGCCACTCATCAGTTGTCCGCTCACTCACCTGATGCAATCGTTGGAGCAGTCACTGAAACAGATTCCATGAGAAAGCAAATCTCAGAAATTCATGCCCAACTTGCCTCTATGCAACCACTGACTCACCAGAAGTGCCAGCCCACTTGTTCCAAAGCTATGGAGGTGACTTCACTAAAAAAAGAACTGACTGAACTGCGAGCTCAGATTCAAGCTGTGGAAGCTGCAGTTTCTCAGCAGGTTCCAAACAGAAACTCAGAGGTTGAGGAAATTGTTGAACTTACAAGACTTGTTGCAGAGTTAAAAGCCCAATTAACTGTCTCAGAATCACAGAAACATCCGTCAGGGAGAACATCTGAGTTCAGGAGTCCTTCTGCAATGTCACAGCCCAA AAACCAAACGATATCAGCTGAGAGAGAAACAAGCTCAGTGGGACCTGAAAAACCGAGGTGCGTCCCCACGGTTAAACTACAAACAGTCTCTGTAGCAGGGCTTACAGAAACTGAAGCAAGACCCACATGCCCTAACAAGCCTGAAAGAGTGTTTAACAAATGTTGTGATACAGTGAAGCAGGAAAAATTACCAAGAGGATTGGTTGGCCTGAAATGTACTGCCCAGCTGTTTGTTGAAGGAACTCCTGTGAATTGTTTGCTAGATACAGGTTCCCAGGTAACCACCATTCCACTTTCCTTTTATCAAGATCATCTCTCAAGTCACCCTCTGAAGTCGTTGGAGTCTTTACTGGAAGTAGAAGGAGCAAATGGGCAGTCAGTTCCCTACTTGGGCTATGTAGAACTCACTCTGACATTCCCCAAGGAATTCTTAGGAGTAAAAGCGGAAGTTCACACTTTAGCCCTAGTGGTCCCTGATTTGATACACGTTCCCCAAGTTCTTGTGGGAACCAACTCCCTCGATGCTCTTTATGCTAACCATGCTCAAGAAAACCCAGAGAACCTCAGTCCAGCTTTTAATGGGTATCGAGCGGTCCTAAAAATTCTGGATGTGAGACACAAACAGATGAACACTGAAGTCCTGGGATGTGTAATGTTGGCAGGAACTGCTTCTAAAGTTGTCTCAGCAGGAAGTGTAGCTGTTCTTGATGGAGTTGTTCATTTAAGTAGTTGTCCTACAGAAAACTTCACAACTTTAGAACAGCCAGTAATGTCGTCTATGCCAGGCGGATTATTGGTAGCCAGTGGTCTTTACACTTTGCCTGCTAAGCGCTCCTTTAGTTTACCTGTATTGGTGAGGAATGACACGCAGCATGACATAGCTGTCCCACCAAAAGCTGTGATTGCTGAAATGCATGCTATTCAGTGTGCAATTGAGACAAAGCCAGGACATGATGTTTCTCAGACTCAAACAAACTCTGACAGCTTGCAGATAAAGTTTGATTTTGGAAATTCCCCATTACCAGCAGAGTGGAAGAGCCGAATATCAGCTGTGTTGAACACAATGTCTGAGGTGTTTGCTTTACATGACATGGACTATGGGCACACGGATAAAGTAAAGCATCGCATCAGACTTAGTGATGAAACTCCCTTTAAACATCGCCCAAGGCCTATTCACCCACAGGACGTCGATGCTGTTCGCAAACACTTACAAGATCTGTTGGCTGCTGGAATTATTCGTGAATCTGAGTCCCCATTTGCGTCCCCTATAGTGGTAGTGAGGAAGAAGAATAATTCAGTGCGCCTGTGCATCGACTTCAGGAAACTTAATTCACAAACTATAAAGGACGCCTATGCGCTTCCCAATTTGGAGGaggtgttttctgttttaactgGTTCGAAATGGTTCTCCGTCTTAGATCTGAAGTCGGGATACTACCAGATCGAGATGGAGGAAACGGATAAACACAAGACAGCTTTTGTATGCCCccaaggattctgggagtttaataGAATGCCACAAGGGATTACAAATGCTCCCAGTTCCTTTCAAAGGCTCATGGAGCGCTGTATGGGCGATCTGAACCGAAAAAAGGTGCTAGTTTTCATAGACGACCTTATAGTTTTTTCAGAAACCCTTGAAGAGCACGAACACCGACTAGTGCAGGTCCTCACACGTCTAAAAGAATATGGCTTGAAACTTTCGcctgaaaaatgtaaattttttcagACATCAGTGCGATATTTGGGGCATATTGTTTCTGAGTATGGCGTGGAAACGGACCCAGACAAAATTGAGGCCATTAAAACCTGGCCAAGGCCACAGACTCTTAAAGAGCTGAAATCATTCTTGGGATTTGCCGGATATTACAGGAGGTTTGTTCAGGACTTCTCGAAAATAGTTAAGCCTCTCAACAACCTCACGGCAGGATATCCCCCACTTCGGAAGGGAAGAAAGAGTAAGGACACAAACCGACAATACTATGATCCAAAAGGGAAGCTGGGAGACAGATGGGATGTTTCTTGTCAGGAGGCGTTTGAAACAATTGTGGAGAAATTAACAACTGCTCCGGTTTTGGGATACGCTGACTCTAGATTGCCCTATATATTACATACGGACGCCAGCACTGTCGGCTTAGGCGCCGCATTGTATCAGGAACAGGACGGGCAGTTGAGGGTTCTTGCTTATGCTAGTCGTGGATTAAATAAGAGTGAAGCCCGATACCCGGCTCATAAGCTTGAGTTTTTGGCCCTCAAGTGGGCTATTACCACGAAGTTCAGCGACTATTTGTACGGGACTGAATTTACTGTTGTAACTGACAGTAATCCCTTAACTTATATCCTAACTTCTGCCAAATTGGACTCGACCAGTTATAGATGGCTGTCTGGGTTATCAACATACAATTTCAAGATCCAATATAGAGCAGGAGCCCAAAACCAGGATGCTGATGGGTTGTCCAGGCGCCCAAACGGTCAGCTGATGAATGATCTAGAGTCCCAAAAAGAACAGGAGAGAATAAAGCAATTCACTCTGAACCATCTAGCTGAAGTTGACAAACATTCGCCTGTGATCCTGCCAGAAGCAGTAAAGGCTGTGTGTGAGAAACATCAGGTTAGCCAGTCACAGGATGGACATTGTCCTGTTTGGATGACATTAGCAGAATCCTTGACGATGAATGCGGATGCATTACCTCAAGAATTCCGAGAAGAATTTGAACATGGCCTACCTGTGGTCCCTTACCTCTCTGAGGAAGATTTAGTAAACCGGCAACGAGCAGATCCCGAGTTGAAGGAAGTCCTGGAGTACCTAGAGTCTGGTGAAAAACCTCTTAGTAGGAAGAACCTGTCACCTACAATGTCTATGTGGATGAGACAGTGGAATAAACTTGAAGTGAAGAATGGAGTATTATATCGGAAAAGAATGGATCAAGGTAGAGAGTTGAGCCAACTTGTGTTACCCGAGGATCTTCGAGAGATGGTACTTACCAGTTTACATGACGACATGGGTCATTTAGGTCTGGAGCGAACTCTTGACCTCCTCCGTTCCAGGTTCTATTGGCCTAAAATGGCTGATGCTGTGGAGAGAAAAGTAAAAACCTGTGAACGTTGCATTCGGAGAAAATCTCCACCACAGAAAGCAGCTCCATTAGTGAACATAAAGACCAGCAGACCTCTGGAGCTGGTCTGTATGGACTACTTAACAGTAGAGCCAGACAATAGCAATACGAAGGATATATTGGTCATTACAGATCATTTTACAAGATATGCTATTGCAGTACCTACCAAGGACCAGAAGGCTCGAACAGTGGCCAGATGTCTCTGGGACCATTTCTTACTACACTACGGCTTCCCAGAAAAATTGCATAGTGATCAGGGCCCAGATTTCGAATCACGGACCATTCAAGAACTGTGCAAAGTCGCGGGTATCCGTAAGGTGAGAACGACGCCCTATCATCCGAGAGGGAACCCAGTAGAGAGGTTTAACAGGACCTTGCTGCAAATGCTGGGAACCCTGGAGAATGACAAGAAAGCCCACTGGAAGGAATTTGTTAAACCGCTTGTGCATGCTTACAATTGCACAAAAAATGATGCGACGGGGTACTCACCTTACGAAATGATGTTTGGCCGACAGCCTCGGTTACCCGTGGATCTCGCGTTTGGACTTCCAGTCAGTGACTCCTCTCATTCTCACTCGCAGTATGTAAAATCTCTCAAGGACCGGCTAGAGGAGAGCTACCGCCTTGCCAGTCGCAACGCTTTGAAGGTGGCTGGAAGAAATAAGAGGAGGTTTGATAGGAATGTAGTTGCCTCTGTTCTGGATGTAGGTGATCGAGTCCTAGTAAGGAATGTCCGGCTAAGAGGAAAACACAAAATAGCGGACAGATGGGAACCTAACGTCTATGTTGTGTTAAAGAAAAACAGTGGTATCCCAGTCTACACGGTTTGCCCGGAAGGAAAGGAAGGTCCGATGCGTACTTTGCATCGTGATTTGCTTTTGCCCTGTGGGTTTTTACCCAACACTGAGTTTTCAGATTCTGCCCAGCAGAAAGAACATCGTAGGCCAAGAACCCGAGCTCAGTCCAGAATTGAAAATGCTGCTGAAGAAGAGACTGTGCATTCTCAGTCTGAATCAGACAGTGAATCTGTTCACTTTGATGTACCTGGAGAGTCATTAGAGTTCACTACTAAAGTTATTCTGGAAGGGAGACCTACTCACCATTCAGAGAGTTCATTGGTTACAAGGAACTTACCTGAAGTTGTGTCCGAGAGTCCGCCATCTGTTGTCCTGGATCGGTTAAGGGAATCTGCACCTGCTGAAAGAAACTTAACCAGTATTGGGGTAGAGAGAAACTCACCTGAGATGTGTCATGGAGAACCGGATGCCTCTGGAGTTGAGCCTGAAAAGAATAGAGAAGATGAATTAGTACAAGTAATCTCAGAGCAAGAATGTAATGACTCAAGCGAGGTACCAGATGAGTCCTTTGAAGTGGTGAATGAAGTTGGACCTGATGCACATGTAGAGAACACCCATCCTCCATCACCCTCTGTCAGACATCTTCCAGACATTCCAACGGTGGCAGATGAGGCAGGGGATATGGAACCAAGACGCTCAAAAAGACAGAGTAGACCACCAGACAAGCTGCAGTATGCACGGTTGGGAAATCCATTGATTTCAGTCATTCAGTCTTTGTTGCAAGGCTTGAGCTCTGCACTATCAGAATCAGTAGATGAACATGATCATATTGCATATAACAATACTGGACCCAGTGTAGATTCACCTGTGTGA